In Pyricularia oryzae 70-15 chromosome 2, whole genome shotgun sequence, one genomic interval encodes:
- a CDS encoding glutamate synthase: MGLTADFDDRQTHIEAESNEYHPYEYQTENNSSWAGALPVKQGLYDPDLEKDACGVGFACHIKGKPSHKIVSDARNLLCNMTHRGAVGSDARDGDGAGVMTSIPHKFFIKNFEREVDIKLPPLGQYAVGNLFFKPDQETLHESKRQLEDIAESLGLRVLGWREPPVDSTLLGPAAKSREPIIMQPFVVLTSAYGAGNAPETTDPEKFDERLFERQLYVLRKRATHTIGLQNWFYLCSLSNKNIVYKGQLAPVQVYEYYHDLVNADYEAHFALVHSRFSTNTFPSWDRAQPLRWAAHNGEINTLRGNKNWMRAREGVMQSDIFGDELELLYPIVEDGGSDSAAFDNVLELLTINGVLSLPEAVMLMVPEAWQGNDHMDPKKAAFYEWAACQMEAWDGPALFTFADGRFCGANLDRNGLRPCRFYVMDDDRIICASEVGTIPVDPERVIQKGRLQPGKMLLVDTVAGRIIDDSELKAAVSSRQDFRSWLDKELISLPTLVESVAQDKTVQLEAKPDATALQEDPLLHAFGYTFEQVSLLLAPMAQDEKEALGSMGNDSPLACLSQAPHLLYEYFRQLFAQVTNPPIDPIRESVVMSLECYVGPQGNLLEMDASQCGRLLLPSPILSIPEFNAIKNMPKLHPEWTVKVIDITFPKKEGVEGYMRHLDYICNETTDAIEKRNRVIVLSDRNTSADRVAVSALLASGMVHHHLVSNKWRSMAALVVETAEAREVHHMCVLLGYGADAVNPYLAMECILKLNREKLIKKQLTDDMLIYNYKHSCDGGILKVMSKMGISTLASYKGAQIFEALGVDDSVVERCFRGTASRIKGVTFETIAEDAFRFHERGFPSRHTVAVPGLPESGEYHWRDGGEPHINDPTSIANIQDAVRTKNDKSYEAYSRSEYEQIKACTLRGMLDFSFEEATPVPIDQVEPWTEIVRRFCTGAMSYGSISMESHSTLAVAMNRLGGKSNTGEGGEDPERSQRMPNGDTMRSAIKQVASGRFGVTSAYLADSDELQIKMAQGAKPGEGGELPGHKVSKSIARTRHSTPGVGLISPPPHHDIYSIEDLKQLIYDLKCSSPRSRVSVKLVSETGVGIVASGVAKAKADHILISGHDGGTGASRWTGIKYAGLPWELGLAETHQTLVLNDLRGRVVVQTDGQLRTGRDVAIACLLGAEEWGFATTPLIAMGCIMMRKCHLNTCPVGIATQDPELRKKFKGTPEHVINFFYYIANELRAIMAKLGFRTINEMVGHAEMLKVRDDLRTNKTENIDLSLILTPAHKLRPGVATFNVRKQDHRLYVRMDNKLISEAELTLDKGLPSRIECDVVNTDRALGTSLSYQISKKYGEAGLPMDTVHVNIKGSAGQSFGAFLAPGVTLELEGDANDYVGKGLSGGRLVIYPPRSAVFKAEENVLIGNTCLYGATSGSCFFRGVAAERFAVRNSGATAVVEGVGDHGCEYMTGGRVVVLGSTGRNFAAGMSGGIAYILDIHHDFMSKLNMEMVEASGLEDPEEIAYVRGLIEDHHHYTGSELAARILVDFNRALPRFIKVLPVDYKRVLQEEAAKAAEAKRAEYSLPVLPSHQHKKEEKAAKLQDIEETIGDAAADKKKALKLDKTKGFMKYHRQNEKYRSSKTRTKDWAEISNRLDEDQLKYQTARCMDCGVPFCQSDSGCPISNIIPKWNELVFSGQWRDALNRLLMTNNFPEFTGRVCPAPCEGACVLGINEDAVGIKSIECAIIDRGFEKGWMVPQPPKVRTGKTVAIIGSGPAGLAAADQLNKAGHLVTVYERSDRLGGLLMYGIPNMKLDKRIVERRTNFMAAEGIQFKTGVDVGNGDVTLSSLKATHDAVVICTGATVARDLPIKGRNLEGVHFAMEFLHKNTKSLLDSELADGSYISAKDKNVVVIGGGDTGNDCIGTSVRHGAKSVINFELLPQPPPERANDNPWPQWPRIYRVDYGHSEVRQHMGKDPREYCIMSEEFVDDGSGKVKGINTVRVEWTKSASGGWDMKKVEGSQQFFPADLVLLSMGFLGPEARVLGDDIEKDARKNVKTAPGKYATNMEGVFAAGDCRRGQSLIVWGINEGRQAAREIDLYLEKYTSLPVTGGIVKRTAQEIFSAVKPVAPVAA; the protein is encoded by the exons ATGGGCCTGACGGCGGATTTTGACGATCGACAGACGCACATCGAGGCTGAAAGCAATGAATATCATCCTTATGAATATCAGACGGAGAATAACTCCTCCTGGGCGGGAGCTCTTCCCGTGAAACA GGGTCTCTATGATCCTGATTTGGAAAAAGATGCTTGTGGTGTAGGCTTTGCTTG CCACATCAAGGGCAAGCCAAGCCACAAAATCGTCAGCGATG CACGCAACCTGCTGTGTAACATGACCCATAGAGGTGCTGTTGGTTCCGACGCAAGGGATGGCGATGGTGCTGGCGTTATGACCTCTATTCCGCACAAGTTTTTCATCAAGAACTTTGAGCGCGAGGTGGACATCAAGCTGCCCCCTCTGGGCCAGTATGCTGTTGGTAACCTGTTTTTTAAGCCCGATCAAGAGACGCTTCACGAGTCCAAGCGGCAATTGGAAGACATTGCCGAGTCTCTTGGACTCCGTGTTTTGGGATGGCGAGAGCCTCCCGTCGACTCTACTCTTCTTGGCCCTGCTGCCAAGTCCCGAGAGCCCATCATCATGCAGCCTTTTGTTGTTCTCACCTCAGCCTATGGTGCCGGAAATGCCCCCGAGACGACTGATCCCGAGAAATTCGATGAGAGACTGTTTGAGAGGCAGTTGTACGTTCTGCGAAAGCGGGCCACGCACACCATTGGGCTTCAGAACTGGTTTTACCTCTGTTCGCTGTCGAACAAGAACATAGTCTACAAGGGTCAGCTAGCACCTGTGCAAGTCTATGAGTATTATCATGATTTGGTCAATGCGGATTACGAGGCGCACTTTGCCCTTGTCCACTCACGCTTCTCTACCAACACTTTTCCCTCTTGGGATCGTGCACAGCCTCTTCGCTGGGCTGCTCACAACG GCGAGATCAACACTCTGCGCGGAAACAAGAACTGGATGCGTGCTCGTGAGGGTGTCATGCAATCTGACATCTTTGGCGACGAACTTGAGCTGCTTTACCCCATTGTTGAGGATGGCGGTTCGGACTCTGCCGCTTTTGACAACGTGCTCGAGCTGCTCACCATTAACGGTGTGCTGTCTCTCCCAGAGGCCGTCATGCTGATGGTCCCTGAGGCATGGCAGGGCAACGACCACATGGACCCCAAGAAGGCCGCCTTTTACGAATGGGCTGCTTGTCAAATGGAGGCCTGGGACGGTCCTGCCCTTTTCACCTTCGCTGATGGTCGTTTCTGTGGTGCCAACCTGGACCGTAATGGACTGAGGCCTTGCCGTTTCTACGTTATGGACGACGACCGCATCATCTGCGCTTCAGAGGTCGGCACTATTCCTGTCGACCCCGAACGTGTCATTCAGAAAGGCCGTCTCCAGCCTGGAAAGATGCTCTTGGTAGACACTGTTGCAGGTCGCATCATCGATGACAGCGAGCTCAAGGCTGCTGTTTCGAGTCGCCAGGACTTCCGCTCTTGGCTGGATAAGGAGCTCATCAGCCTCCCAACCCTCGTCGAGTCCGTTGCACAGGACAAGACTGTCCAACTCGAGGCCAAGCCCGACGCCACAGCTCTTCAGGAGGATCCTCTCCTGCATGCTTTTGGATACACTTTTGAGCAGGTCAGCTTGCTGCTTGCTCCGATGGCACAAGATGAGAAGGAAGCATTGGGCTCCATGGGCAACGACTCACCGCTTGCCTGTCTCTCCCAGGCACCTCACCTTCTCTACGAGTATTTCAGACAGCTCTTCGCCCAGGTCACCAACCCGCCCATTGATCCCATCCGAGAGTCCGTCGTCATGTCTCTCGAGTGCTACGTGGGCCCACAGGGTAACCTCCTTGAGATGGATGCTTCGCAATGCGGAAGACTtctgctcccaagccccATCCTCTCGATCCCAGAGTTCAATGCTATCAAAAACATGCCCAAGCTGCATCCTGAGTGGACAGTCAAGGTCATCGACATCACCTTCCCCAAGAAGGAAGGTGTTGAGGGATACATGAGGCACCTTGACTATATCTGCAACGAGACCACCGATGCTATCGAGAAGCGAAACCGCGTGATTGTGCTTTCTGACCGCAATACCTCGGCCGATCGGGTTGCTGTTTCTGCTCTGTTGGCTTCCGGCATGGTCCACCACCATCTTGTTAGCAACAAGTGGCGTTCTATGGCTGCACTTGTCGTTGAGACTGCAGAGGCTCGTGAGGTCCACCACATGTGTGTGCTTCTTGGATATGGTGCTGACGCCGTCAACCCCTACTTGGCTATGGAGTGCATTCTCAAGCTCAACCGCGAAAAGCTCATCAAGAAGCAGCTCACCGACGACATGCTCATCTACAACTACAAGCACTCTTGTGATGGTGGTATCCTCAAGGTCATGAGCAAGATGGGAATTTCAACCTTGGCCAGCTACAAGGGCGCTCAGATCTTTGAGGCTCTCGGTGTTGATGACAGCGTGGTCGAACGCTGCTTCAGGGGTACGGCCTCGCGTATCAAGGGTGTAACCTTTGAGACAATTGCCGAGGATGCTTTCCGCTTCCACGAGCGTGGATTCCCCTCGCGCCACACTGTCGCTGTTCCTGGTCTTCCAGAGTCAGGCGAGTACCACTGGCGTGATGGTGGAGAGCCTCACATCAACGACCCTACTTCGATCGCCAACATTCAGGACGCGGTTCGTACCAAGAATGACAAGTCATACGAGGCCTACTCTCGCTCCGAGTATGAGCAGATCAAGGCTTGCACGCTCCGTGGTATGCTTGACTTCAGTTTTGAGGAGGCTACCCCTGTTCCCATTGACCAGGTCGAGCCCTGGACCGAGATTGTGCGCCGCTTCTGCACCGGTGCTATGTCTTACGGCTCCATCTCTATGGAGTCGCACTCGACATTGGCCGTTGCCATGAACCGCTTGGGTGGCAAGTCGAATACTGGAGAGGGCGGTGAAGACCCCGAACGCTCTCAGCGTATGCCTAATGGCGACACGATGCGCTCTGCGATCAAGCAAGTTGCCAGTGGACGCTTTGGTGTCACTTCAGCATACCTGGCTGATTCCGATGAGCTGCAGATCAAGATGGCCCAGGGCGCCAAGCCTGGTGAGGGTGGTGAGCTTCCCGGCCATAAGGTATCCAAATCCATCGCGCGCACGCGTCACTCCACACCTGGTGTGGGACTTATCTCGCCTCCTCCCCATCACGACATCTACAGTATCGAGGATCTGAAGCAGCTTATCTACGATTTGAAGTGCTCCAGCCCCCGCTCTCGCGTCTCAGTCAAGCTTGTGTCCGAGACTGGTGTTGGTATCGTCGCCTCTGGAGTTGCTAAGGCCAAGGCCGACCACATTCTGATTTCGGGTCATGATGGAGGCACCGGTGCCTCGCGCTGGACTGGCATCAAGTATGCTGGTCTCCCCTGGGAGCTGGGTCTGGCAGAGACTCACCAGACTCTTGTTCTCAACGATCTGCGTGGTCGTGTCGTTGTTCAGACCGATGGTCAGCTGCGCACTGGGCGTGATGTTGCCATTGCCTGTCTGCTCGGAGCAGAGGAGTGGGGTTTTGCCACGACTCCTCTGATCGCTATGGGCTGCATTATGATGAGGAAATGTCACC TCAACACATGCCCCGTGGGAATTGCTACTCAAGATCCGGAGCTGCGGAAGAAGTTCAAGGGTACCCCTGAGCATGTAATCAACTTCTTCTACTACATTGCCAACGAGCTCCGTGCCATCATGGCCAAGCTGGGATTCCGCACTATCAACGAGATGGTTGGTCACGCCGAGATGCTGAAAGTCCGAGACGATCTACGCACCAATAAGACTGAGAACATTGACCTGTCCCTGATTCTCACGCCTGCCCACAAGCTCCGTCCTGGTGTGGCCACGTTCAACGTTCGCAAGCAAGACCACCGTCTTTACGTGAGAATGGACAACAAGCTTATATCAGAGGCTGAGCTTACTCTGGACAAGGGCCTGCCCTCTCGCATCGAGTGTGACGTGGTCAACACGGATCGAGCTTTGGGTACCTCGCTGTCTTACCAGATCTCCAAGAAGTATGGTGAGGCCGGTCTCCCTATGGACACTGTCCATGTCAACATCAAGGGGTCAGCTGGTCAGTCATTCGGTGCCTTCCTTGCACCAGGTGTCACATTGGAGCTTGAGGGTGATGCCAACGACTATGTCGGCAAGGGTCTTTCCGGCGGTCGCCTGGTGATTTACCCACCCCGTTCGGCCGTTTTCAAGGCCGAGGAGAACGTCCTCATCGGCAACACCTGTCTGTATGGAGCAACCAGCGGTAGCTGCTTCTTCCGCGGTGTGGCCGCCGAGCGCTTTGCTGTGCGCAACTCGGGTGCCACTGCGGTCGTCGAGGGTGTAGGTGACCACGGTTGTGAGTACATGACTGGTGGTCGCGTGGTTGTCCTGGGCAGCACTGGTCGCAACTTTGCTGCCGGTATGTCAGGCGGTATCGCCTACATCCTTGACATTCACCACGACTTCATGTCCAAGCTCAACATGGAGATGGTTGAGGCATCTGGCCTCGAAGATCCAGAGGAGATTGCGTACGTTCGTGGTCTTATCGAGGATCACCACCACTACACTGGCTCAGAGCTGGCCGCCCGCATCCTGGTTGACTTCAACCGCGCCCTGCCACGCTTTATCAAGGTGCTGCCTGTCGACTACAAGCGTGTGCTTCAAGAGGAGGCTGCAAAGGCAGCTGAGGCCAAGCGAGCCGAATACAGCCTTCCTGTACTGCCTAGCCACCAGCATAAGAAGGAAGAGAAGGCAGCCAAGCTCCAGGATATCGAGGAGACCATTGGAGATGCCGCTGCAGACAAGAAAAAGGCTCTCAAGCTTGACAAGACCAAGGGTTTTATGAAGTACCACCGCCAGAACGAGAAATACCGCAGTTCCAAGACCCGTACTAAGGACTGGGCTGAGATTTCGAACCGCCTTGACGAGGATCAGCTCAAGTACCAGACTGCCCGCTGTATGGACTGTGGTGTTCCTTTCTGCCAGTCCGATTCAGGCTGCCCGATCTCGAACATCATCCCTAAGTGGAACGAATTGGTCTTTTCA GGTCAATGGCGCGATGCTCTCAACCGTCTGTTGATGACGAACAATTTCCCCGAGTTCACAGGCCGCGTGTGTCCCGCACCGTGCGAGGGAGCTTGTGTACTGGGAATCAACGAGGACGCTGTTGGCATCAAGTCAATCGAATGTGCTATAATCGACCGCGGTTTTGAGAAGGGCTGGATGGTACCGCAGCCCCCCAAGGTCCGCACTGGCAAGACGGTTGCCATTATTGGTTCTGGTCCTGCTGGTCTTGCTGCAGCCGATCAGCTGAACAAGGCGGGTCACCTTGTAACTGTTTACGAACGCTCTGATCGTCTTGGTGGTCTGCTCATGTACGGTATTCCCAACATGAAGCTGGACAAGCGCATTGTTGAGAGGCGAACCAACTTCATGGCCGCCGAGGGCATCCAGTTCAAGACCGGTGTTGATGTTGGCAACGGTGACGTGACTCTGTCATCCCTGAAGGCCACTCACGACGCTGTGGTTATCTGCACTGGTGCCACAGTTGCCCGTGACCTTCCTATCAAGGGTCGCAACCTTGAGGGCGTCCACTTTGCTATGGAGTTCCTCCACAAGAACACTAAGTCGCTGCTCGACTCGGAGCTGGCTGATGGCTCTTACATCTCGGCCAAGGACAAGAACGTGGTTGTCATCGGCGGTGGTGACACCGGCAACGACTGCATCGGTACCTCTGTCCGTCACGGCGCCAAGTCTGTCATCAACTTTGAGCTGCTCCCGCAGCCACCCCCTGAGCGGGCTAATGACAACCCCTGGCCGCAGTGGCCTCGCATCTACCGTGTCGACTATGGCCACTCGGAGGTGCGGCAGCACATGGGCAAGGACCCTCGTGAGTACTGCATCATGTCCGAGGAGTTCGTTGATGACGGCTCCGGCAAGGTCAAGGGTATCAACACTGTCCGTGTGGAGTGGACCAAGTCAGCCAGTGGTGGCTGGGATATGAAGAAGGTTGAGGGATCGCAACAATTCTTCCCTGCCGACCTTGTTCTTCTTTCTATGGGTTTCCTGGGACCTGAGGCTCGTGTCCTAGGCGACGACATCGAGAAGGATGCTCGCAAGAACGTCAAAACGGCGCCGGGCAAGTACGCGACCAATATGGAGGGCGTTTTCGCTGCTGGTGACTGCCGCAGAGGCCAGTCCTTGATTGTTTG GGGTATCAACGAGGGCAGACAAGCCGCCCGCGAGATTGATCTGTACTTGGAAAAGTACACCAGTCTGCCTGTTACTGGCGGTATTGTCAAGCGCACAGCGCAAGAGATTTTCAGCGCTGTTAAGCCTGTTGCACCTGTCGCGGCCTAA